A genome region from Akkermansiaceae bacterium includes the following:
- a CDS encoding iron ABC transporter permease, translating into MNRKMAWAISLGVAALFAVFFIYPAGMVVKQAFEAKDVDGGTVWTLDFIGSVFSNPIYREGLWNALMMGVVSTLLTLLLAFPLALVAHRYDFVGKKFLGILVLAPMILPPFVGAVGIKQMLGVNGAFNALLIDLGAMDAAHPFDWLAQGRFLGIVVMNALHLYPILYMNIAAALSNLDPAMEQAAENLGCPPWKRFFKITLPLAMPGVFAGSSLVFIWSFTELGVPLVFDYARIAPVQIFDGIKGLEKNPVPYALTAILLVVAATVFALAKLVMGRAPLGTAPRPKGRSDGKKIGGIKGLACAAFFLGTFLIASIPHAGVVFLSLAERWYGTVIPDELTMRHYIEALGNGLVVPSIQNSLMYAGTATVLAVLIGLCVAWVVVRSDLKIRGWLDALVMMPLAVPGLVMAFGYLALSQEGKPFAFLVGAGGSPFFLLVIAYCIRRLPYVVRAAVAGLQQSNPALEEAAKSLGATPLRMMRRVAIPLIGANVAAGAILGFAFAMLEVSDSLILAQQAQHYPITKAIYTLLSTLGNGTELAAALGVWAMVFLSVAIMGAAVLGGKRGGLFKV; encoded by the coding sequence ATGAACCGAAAGATGGCGTGGGCGATCAGCCTTGGGGTGGCGGCGCTGTTTGCGGTATTCTTCATCTATCCGGCGGGCATGGTGGTGAAGCAGGCTTTCGAGGCCAAGGATGTGGACGGCGGGACGGTGTGGACCCTGGATTTCATCGGGTCGGTTTTCTCGAATCCGATCTACCGCGAGGGGCTCTGGAACGCGCTGATGATGGGTGTGGTGAGCACGCTGCTGACGCTGCTGCTGGCGTTTCCGTTGGCACTGGTGGCGCACCGTTATGATTTCGTTGGGAAAAAGTTTCTCGGGATCCTGGTGCTGGCTCCGATGATTCTGCCTCCCTTTGTCGGTGCGGTGGGGATCAAGCAGATGCTGGGGGTGAACGGGGCTTTCAACGCCCTGCTGATCGACCTCGGTGCGATGGACGCGGCACATCCTTTCGATTGGCTGGCGCAAGGGCGTTTCCTGGGGATCGTGGTGATGAACGCGCTGCATCTTTATCCCATCCTCTACATGAACATCGCCGCCGCGCTCTCGAACCTCGATCCGGCTATGGAGCAGGCGGCGGAGAACCTGGGTTGCCCGCCTTGGAAGCGGTTTTTCAAGATCACCCTGCCCCTGGCCATGCCTGGGGTGTTTGCGGGGAGTTCGCTGGTTTTCATCTGGTCGTTCACGGAGCTGGGTGTTCCGCTGGTTTTCGATTATGCACGGATCGCGCCGGTGCAGATTTTCGACGGGATCAAGGGGCTGGAGAAAAACCCGGTGCCCTACGCGTTGACGGCGATCCTGCTGGTGGTCGCGGCGACTGTGTTCGCGCTGGCGAAACTGGTGATGGGCAGGGCTCCGCTGGGCACCGCGCCCAGGCCAAAGGGGCGCAGCGATGGGAAGAAGATCGGCGGGATCAAGGGATTGGCCTGTGCGGCGTTTTTCCTCGGGACTTTCCTGATCGCATCGATCCCGCATGCGGGAGTGGTTTTCCTTTCGCTGGCGGAACGGTGGTATGGGACGGTCATCCCCGATGAGCTGACGATGCGGCACTACATCGAGGCGCTCGGCAACGGGCTGGTGGTGCCATCGATCCAGAACAGCCTGATGTATGCCGGGACTGCGACGGTGCTGGCGGTGCTGATTGGGCTCTGCGTGGCGTGGGTGGTGGTGAGATCGGATCTTAAAATACGCGGCTGGCTGGACGCGCTGGTGATGATGCCGCTGGCCGTGCCGGGGCTTGTGATGGCTTTCGGTTACCTCGCGCTCTCACAGGAAGGGAAGCCGTTCGCGTTTCTGGTCGGTGCGGGCGGCAGCCCGTTTTTCCTGCTGGTGATCGCCTACTGCATCCGGCGCTTGCCCTATGTAGTGAGGGCGGCGGTGGCGGGCTTGCAGCAGAGCAATCCCGCGCTGGAGGAGGCGGCGAAATCGCTGGGTGCGACTCCGCTGCGGATGATGCGGCGGGTGGCGATCCCGCTGATCGGGGCGAACGTCGCGGCGGGTGCGATCCTCGGCTTCGCCTTCGCGATGCTTGAGGTGAGCGACAGCCTGATCCTCGCCCAACAGGCGCAGCATTACCCGATCACCAAGGCCATCTACACTCTCCTCAGCACGCTCGGGAACGGCACCGAACTGGCCGCCGCGCTGGGCGTCTGGGCTATGGTTTTCCTGTCCGTAGCCATCATGGGTGCCGCCGTCCTGGGAGGGAAGCGGGGCGGGCTTTTCAAGGTCTGA
- the metF gene encoding methylenetetrahydrofolate reductase [NAD(P)H], translating to MHISDILGSPKPSLSFEFYPPRAAAAWEELYETIRDLETLCPSFVSVTYGAGGSTRELTHDLVVRIKQTTSIPPVPHLTCVGHTREEIDAILSRYAEAGVSNILALRGDPPKDQPDYDWSQGDFRYAADLVTHIRAFNQSGKHPDPRGFGIGVAGFPEGHPATPNRVDELDHMKAKVDAGADYICTQLFFDNHDFFDYRERCAIAGINIPIIAGIMPVTSTGGMKRMAELAAGARYPAKLLKTLDRAASKNDPGAVERAGIHYAAQQCAELLDGDVAGIHFYTLNKSHATRQIYASLGL from the coding sequence ATGCACATCAGCGATATCCTCGGTTCCCCAAAGCCATCCCTGTCCTTTGAGTTTTATCCTCCCCGCGCGGCCGCTGCATGGGAGGAGCTTTATGAAACCATCCGTGATCTTGAGACGCTCTGCCCGTCCTTCGTCTCCGTGACCTACGGTGCCGGCGGCTCCACCCGCGAGCTGACCCACGATCTCGTCGTCCGCATCAAGCAGACCACCAGCATCCCGCCAGTCCCGCACCTCACCTGCGTCGGCCACACCCGCGAGGAGATCGATGCCATCCTGTCCCGCTACGCCGAGGCCGGCGTCTCCAATATCCTCGCCCTGCGCGGAGATCCTCCGAAAGACCAGCCGGACTACGATTGGTCCCAGGGCGATTTCCGCTACGCCGCGGACCTCGTCACCCACATCCGCGCCTTCAACCAATCCGGCAAACATCCGGATCCGCGCGGCTTCGGGATCGGCGTCGCCGGCTTTCCCGAAGGCCATCCGGCCACCCCGAACCGCGTCGATGAACTCGACCACATGAAGGCCAAGGTCGATGCCGGGGCAGATTACATCTGCACCCAGCTCTTCTTCGACAACCATGATTTCTTCGACTACCGGGAGCGCTGCGCCATAGCCGGGATCAACATCCCCATCATCGCCGGCATCATGCCCGTCACCTCCACAGGCGGCATGAAACGCATGGCGGAACTCGCCGCCGGTGCACGCTATCCCGCGAAACTTCTCAAAACCCTCGACCGCGCCGCCTCCAAGAACGATCCTGGAGCCGTCGAGCGGGCGGGCATCCATTACGCCGCCCAGCAATGCGCGGAACTCCTCGATGGCGATGTGGCAGGCATCCATTTCTACACCCTCAACAAATCCCACGCCACCCGCCAGATCTACGCCTCGCTCGGTTTGTAG
- a CDS encoding thioredoxin family protein, with product MNYKLNLAMVATAILSGSTLAHAGGEGWSSDFAASAKLAAAENKVMLVDFTGSDWCGWCIKLDKEVFSHDEFKNGVKDGFVLVELDYPRDKSKLSPETIAQNEELKGKYAIRGYPTILLMDGEGRPFAKTGYQAGGPEKYVTHLNELTERKKLRDEAFASAEKLEGVEKAKALVAALKAIGLDEAMLGAFYGEQIEAIKKADPKDESGFAKGIALKAKMADFEKELNALASQQKFEEAQELVAKNIASGDFEGPMLQQLVFVEGMIHAQLGDLDKALVSLDKADAVVPGSPMAKRIAAIKAKITQDMEAKKAEGDKAEEE from the coding sequence ATGAACTACAAACTGAATCTCGCAATGGTGGCCACCGCCATCCTTTCCGGCTCCACCCTTGCTCACGCCGGCGGCGAGGGCTGGTCTTCCGACTTCGCCGCTTCCGCCAAACTTGCGGCTGCCGAAAACAAGGTCATGCTGGTCGATTTCACCGGCTCCGACTGGTGTGGCTGGTGCATCAAGCTCGATAAGGAGGTTTTTTCCCATGACGAGTTCAAGAATGGGGTGAAGGACGGCTTCGTTTTGGTGGAACTGGACTATCCGCGCGACAAATCGAAGCTTTCACCCGAGACCATCGCCCAGAACGAGGAACTGAAGGGCAAGTATGCCATTCGGGGCTACCCCACGATCCTGCTCATGGACGGCGAAGGCAGGCCATTTGCCAAGACCGGCTATCAGGCGGGCGGCCCGGAGAAATACGTCACCCATCTCAACGAGCTCACGGAGCGCAAGAAACTGCGCGACGAGGCATTCGCAAGTGCCGAGAAGCTGGAGGGCGTGGAAAAAGCCAAGGCGCTCGTCGCCGCACTCAAGGCGATCGGCCTTGATGAAGCGATGCTCGGCGCTTTCTACGGTGAGCAGATCGAGGCCATCAAAAAGGCCGATCCCAAAGATGAGAGCGGCTTTGCGAAAGGCATCGCGCTCAAGGCAAAAATGGCGGATTTCGAGAAAGAGCTCAACGCCCTTGCCTCGCAGCAGAAATTCGAGGAAGCCCAGGAACTTGTCGCGAAAAACATCGCCTCTGGGGATTTCGAGGGACCCATGCTCCAGCAGCTCGTGTTCGTGGAAGGGATGATCCACGCCCAGCTTGGTGACCTGGACAAGGCTCTTGTCTCCCTCGACAAGGCGGATGCAGTGGTGCCCGGCAGCCCGATGGCCAAGAGGATCGCCGCGATCAAGGCGAAGATTACGCAGGATATGGAGGCGAAAAAAGCCGAAGGGGATAAAGCCGAAGAGGAATAG
- a CDS encoding EF-hand domain-containing protein — protein MKTILVTLFLAGILTPATMAEGDLRRPGEGMPERPHPEARPGKEGGRRMEMEGRDVRERQPFGNPGEMFRRMDKDLDGNITKQEFFAAPHIQRLPEDKRIKIFARLDGDGDGMVSKEEIRLMRQDAERKSKEQFRHLDADNSGGLDYEEFSKGEFISKLPEERRRQFFERMDTDGNGVIDAGDRPAAPPRRKP, from the coding sequence ATGAAGACGATACTTGTGACCTTGTTCCTTGCCGGGATTCTCACCCCGGCGACCATGGCCGAGGGCGATTTGCGCCGGCCGGGGGAGGGTATGCCTGAAAGGCCGCACCCTGAGGCAAGGCCCGGCAAAGAGGGGGGTAGGCGTATGGAGATGGAGGGGCGGGACGTGCGCGAGCGCCAGCCCTTCGGGAATCCCGGCGAGATGTTCAGGCGCATGGACAAGGATCTGGACGGGAACATCACCAAGCAGGAATTCTTCGCGGCCCCGCACATCCAGCGCCTGCCTGAGGACAAGCGCATCAAGATCTTCGCAAGGCTCGACGGCGATGGCGACGGCATGGTCAGCAAGGAGGAGATACGGCTGATGAGGCAGGATGCGGAGCGCAAGTCCAAGGAGCAGTTCCGACATCTCGACGCGGACAACAGCGGTGGCCTGGATTATGAGGAGTTCAGCAAGGGCGAATTTATCTCCAAGTTGCCGGAGGAAAGGCGCAGGCAGTTTTTCGAGAGAATGGATACCGATGGCAACGGCGTGATAGATGCCGGGGACAGGCCCGCGGCTCCGCCAAGGCGCAAGCCGTAG